In Pseudomonas fluorescens, the following are encoded in one genomic region:
- a CDS encoding alkene reductase, whose amino-acid sequence MSKLHTNIQIGPYRISHRVVLAPLTRMRAEPGAIPGQLMAEYYAQRTTAGGLLIGEATIAAANGNGYLGAPGLYDDSQIAGWKLVTDAVHAKGGKIFLQLYHAGRQSNSLLQPGGAQPVAPSVVDHGGLAFTETGWTPGSPARELTIAEIRGLVESFRAAAERGIAAGFDGVELHSANGYLFDQFLQDGSNKRTDIYGGSFENRSRFLLEAVEAVISVWGSNRVAVRLGPSGNFGDMSDSDPIGLFTYIARELNKLDLAYLHLIEPRILGVAEDERRDQSPVASQLIRQHYKGTLIAAGGFSGESANAILEAGDADLVAFGRHFIANPDLPERLRNGWPLNPYDRESFFGGTEVGYTDYPFHTEVA is encoded by the coding sequence ATGTCCAAACTGCATACGAACATCCAGATAGGCCCATACCGGATTTCCCATCGCGTCGTTCTGGCGCCACTTACCCGTATGCGTGCCGAGCCGGGCGCCATCCCTGGCCAGTTGATGGCCGAGTACTACGCCCAGCGTACCACCGCCGGTGGCCTGCTGATCGGCGAGGCGACTATCGCCGCAGCCAATGGTAATGGCTACCTCGGTGCTCCCGGTTTGTATGACGACAGCCAGATCGCCGGCTGGAAGCTCGTGACCGACGCCGTTCATGCCAAGGGCGGGAAAATCTTTTTGCAGCTCTATCATGCGGGGCGCCAGTCCAATAGCCTCCTGCAGCCAGGCGGCGCCCAACCGGTGGCCCCTTCCGTCGTAGACCACGGCGGCCTCGCCTTCACCGAAACCGGCTGGACCCCCGGCTCCCCGGCGCGCGAACTGACCATCGCGGAAATCCGCGGGCTGGTGGAAAGCTTCCGCGCCGCAGCCGAACGCGGTATCGCAGCCGGATTCGACGGTGTGGAGTTGCACTCAGCCAACGGCTACCTGTTTGATCAGTTCCTCCAGGACGGCAGCAACAAACGTACGGATATCTACGGTGGCTCGTTCGAGAACCGCAGCCGGTTCCTGCTCGAAGCAGTAGAAGCGGTGATCTCCGTCTGGGGCAGCAATCGGGTGGCGGTACGCCTGGGGCCGAGCGGCAATTTCGGTGATATGTCCGACAGCGATCCCATTGGCCTGTTCACCTATATCGCGCGCGAACTGAACAAGCTGGACCTCGCCTATCTGCACCTGATCGAACCGCGCATCCTGGGTGTCGCCGAAGACGAGCGCCGTGACCAGAGTCCGGTGGCGTCCCAACTCATCCGCCAGCACTACAAGGGCACCCTTATCGCGGCGGGCGGCTTCTCCGGTGAATCGGCCAACGCGATCCTCGAGGCCGGCGATGCAGACCTGGTCGCGTTCGGCCGCCACTTCATCGCCAACCCTGACTTGCCGGAGCGCCTGCGCAATGGCTGGCCACTGAACCCGTACGACCGCGAGTCGTTCTTCGGTGGCACGGAAGTGGGTTACACGGACTATCCTTTCCATACTGAAGTTGCGTGA
- a CDS encoding LLM class flavin-dependent oxidoreductase, protein MSDPKPLLFALYEQASVGCGGAPSLWTHPADERLTINSLGYWSNLARIADQAHLDMLFFGDVLGFYDVFGGNADAAMKWAVEAPANDPLMIIPALAAVTENLAFGVTVTTSYEHPFTHARRFSTLDHLTNGRVGWNIVTSYLTSAARNFGLEQMIKHDDRYERAEEFLDVVYKLWEGSWANDAVVADKSRQVYAKGDRVRPINHVGEHYRVAGPHLTSPSPQRTPLLIQAGWSGRGREFAAKHAELIFIAKSNPLEIRQGLEDIWTQARAWGRHAEDVKSLTVLRIVTARTEIEAQRKYDELQSNYHLQAQLVSYAGDTGIDISRYADSDALSTHTEGMTSYVMRPDGSGKPLTAGDVKQRFANVTRGSDLILVGTPQQVADRIEEHARISGTSGYMLNPLISPGSLEDFVELVIPELQKRGLYRTQPQSGTFRSRLRDDGANHLPDSAYGASFRFDKGFQDGAV, encoded by the coding sequence ATGTCCGATCCAAAACCTCTGTTGTTTGCGTTATACGAGCAAGCCAGTGTTGGCTGTGGCGGCGCGCCGAGCCTCTGGACGCACCCGGCTGACGAGCGACTGACCATCAACTCGCTGGGCTACTGGTCGAACCTGGCACGCATCGCCGACCAGGCTCATCTCGACATGCTGTTTTTTGGTGATGTGCTGGGTTTCTACGATGTGTTTGGCGGTAATGCCGACGCGGCCATGAAGTGGGCGGTGGAAGCACCGGCCAACGATCCGTTGATGATCATCCCGGCATTGGCCGCCGTGACGGAAAACCTCGCCTTCGGCGTCACTGTGACCACCAGTTACGAGCATCCTTTCACCCATGCCCGGCGCTTCAGCACGCTGGACCACCTGACCAATGGCCGGGTCGGCTGGAACATCGTCACCTCCTACCTGACCAGTGCCGCCCGCAACTTCGGCCTGGAGCAGATGATCAAGCACGATGATCGCTATGAACGCGCAGAGGAGTTTCTCGATGTGGTTTACAAACTCTGGGAAGGCAGCTGGGCAAACGATGCCGTGGTGGCCGACAAGTCTCGCCAGGTCTATGCCAAGGGCGATCGCGTGCGACCGATCAATCATGTTGGCGAGCACTACCGGGTGGCCGGGCCGCATTTGACGTCCCCGTCACCGCAACGCACACCCTTGCTGATCCAGGCCGGTTGGTCAGGCCGTGGTCGCGAGTTTGCGGCCAAGCACGCCGAACTGATTTTCATCGCCAAGTCCAACCCACTGGAGATTCGCCAGGGACTGGAAGATATATGGACGCAGGCCAGGGCATGGGGGCGTCACGCTGAAGATGTTAAATCACTGACGGTACTGCGCATCGTCACGGCCAGGACCGAGATCGAAGCTCAACGCAAATATGACGAGCTGCAAAGCAACTATCACTTGCAGGCGCAACTGGTTAGCTATGCCGGTGATACCGGTATCGACATCAGCCGCTACGCGGACAGCGACGCGTTGTCCACTCACACCGAAGGAATGACCTCCTACGTGATGCGTCCCGATGGCAGTGGCAAGCCCTTGACCGCCGGCGATGTCAAACAGCGCTTTGCCAACGTCACCCGGGGCAGTGATCTGATTCTGGTGGGAACACCGCAACAAGTGGCCGACCGGATCGAAGAGCACGCCCGTATTTCCGGCACCAGCGGCTACATGCTCAACCCGCTGATCAGCCCGGGCAGCCTTGAGGACTTCGTTGAACTGGTCATTCCTGAACTGCAAAAACGTGGTTTGTATCGCACCCAGCCACAGAGCGGTACTTTCCGTTCGCGGTTACGGGACGATGGCGCTAACCATTTACCAGATTCGGCCTACGGCGCTTCATTCCGCTTTGATAAAGGTTTTCAGGACGGGGCAGTCTAA
- a CDS encoding ester cyclase, producing the protein MKTCSTGNWGHSAPATAPSKKNTHPCTDCASLLPCFTVASASGLKALTHEGSFLLQAFHKGDATNRKDLAAAERFWSPSYIQHSAHVPPGREGLFELVAAGAPDLRYECQLAVAEDDFVMFVIQDEATREGSAGGYPMFGDQFPG; encoded by the coding sequence GTGAAAACCTGTTCCACTGGTAACTGGGGTCATAGTGCCCCAGCTACTGCCCCTTCAAAAAAAAACACTCACCCATGCACCGATTGCGCCAGCTTACTGCCCTGTTTCACCGTAGCTTCTGCCAGCGGACTCAAGGCGCTAACCCATGAAGGATCTTTTCTCCTACAGGCTTTTCACAAGGGTGACGCGACCAATCGCAAGGATCTGGCTGCGGCCGAACGCTTCTGGTCGCCCTCCTATATTCAGCACAGTGCCCATGTACCCCCGGGTCGCGAGGGTCTGTTCGAGCTGGTCGCCGCAGGAGCACCCGATTTGCGTTACGAATGCCAACTGGCAGTCGCTGAAGACGACTTCGTCATGTTTGTGATTCAGGACGAGGCGACGCGCGAAGGTTCCGCCGGCGGGTACCCGATGTTTGGGGATCAGTTCCCAGGCTGA
- a CDS encoding heparan-alpha-glucosaminide N-acetyltransferase domain-containing protein, which yields MTTSTHIPPITRLNQRLLSIDALRGLVILLMLLDHVRETFFLHRQVTDPMDIGSTEPALFFSRTLAHLCAPIFILLTGLSAYLYGQKHQGKGDVSAFLFKRGLFLVLLEFTLVNFAWTFQFPPTAIYMQVIWAIGICMIALAGLVWLPRSMLCCLGLVIVAGHNLLDNVHFATGSPMHIPWAILHDRGWIDFSDSLRLRTSYPVLPWIGVIALGYSIGPWFAGQVLAAERQRNLLLAGAGTLIGFVALRTVNGYGEAHWVAHEGLTQTLMSFFNITKYPPSLLFLSLTLGMGLLLLRALERVQQRKWVNALAVFGAAPMFFYLLHLYLLKTLYLVSVALFGLNQGIFFGFDGIWAVWLTAVLLALSLYLPVRWFAALKSRRRDIGWLKYF from the coding sequence ATGACAACTTCTACTCATATCCCACCCATCACACGCTTGAACCAACGCCTGCTGTCCATTGATGCCCTGAGGGGACTGGTAATCCTCCTGATGCTGCTGGATCACGTGCGCGAGACGTTCTTTTTGCACCGTCAGGTAACAGACCCGATGGACATCGGCTCCACTGAGCCGGCGCTATTTTTCAGCCGCACACTTGCCCATTTGTGTGCGCCGATTTTCATACTGCTCACTGGACTTTCCGCTTACCTGTATGGCCAAAAGCACCAGGGCAAGGGCGATGTGTCAGCCTTTTTATTCAAGCGCGGTCTGTTCCTGGTACTGCTGGAGTTCACCCTGGTGAATTTCGCCTGGACCTTTCAGTTCCCGCCTACGGCGATCTACATGCAAGTGATCTGGGCCATTGGCATCTGCATGATTGCCCTGGCCGGACTGGTCTGGTTACCCAGGTCCATGCTGTGCTGCCTGGGTCTGGTGATCGTGGCCGGGCACAACCTGCTGGATAATGTGCACTTCGCGACAGGCTCGCCCATGCATATACCTTGGGCGATTCTGCATGATCGCGGCTGGATCGACTTCTCCGACAGCTTGCGTCTGCGCACCTCGTATCCTGTACTGCCGTGGATCGGTGTGATCGCCCTTGGATACAGTATCGGCCCCTGGTTTGCTGGCCAGGTTTTGGCCGCGGAGCGTCAACGTAATCTGCTGCTGGCAGGGGCCGGGACATTGATCGGATTTGTCGCACTGCGAACCGTCAATGGTTATGGCGAGGCGCATTGGGTCGCCCATGAAGGCCTCACGCAAACCCTCATGAGCTTCTTCAACATTACAAAATACCCACCCTCCCTGCTGTTCCTTTCGCTGACCTTGGGCATGGGCCTGTTACTGCTTCGTGCCCTGGAACGGGTTCAACAACGCAAGTGGGTCAATGCATTGGCAGTCTTTGGTGCGGCGCCGATGTTCTTCTACTTGCTCCACCTTTACTTACTCAAGACGCTGTATCTGGTCAGCGTGGCGTTGTTCGGATTGAACCAGGGAATTTTTTTCGGTTTCGACGGCATTTGGGCTGTGTGGCTGACGGCGGTGCTCTTGGCTTTATCCCTGTATTTACCCGTGCGCTGGTTCGCGGCATTGAAGTCACGCCGTCGCGATATCGGATGGCTCAAATACTTCTGA